A region of Fibrobacter sp. UWP2 DNA encodes the following proteins:
- a CDS encoding FISUMP domain-containing protein: LGCTSSKEGNIAQDSAEKKWYICRDRAWQSAKPIEYDTYGWKPAKKDGAVSRGTYTDSVYVFHLSDNKWKEGTELDAILGTGCTEGEKSTRNGIVVKDTVISRIFYTCEDGNWRPSTDYEKDTREFITADNDGDVEEGAETHAPYVYEQTTQQWRAGNAYDTFGQRGCTIKRNGEIAELSDGLWYTCDSQSWRKSINIEEDTAGWDALDTNFVEGDVRNGKVNSNLVYVFDGNHWRHGTALDSIFKKLDPKRGRACAEKQNNSGANISKSGDLSKIPFNDNYYLCSKGDAENSDTTYRWLLAPDYINQTTGAVVACGQPGSESLIIYGRTNGLQYVCDSTDSRHYRLLTSSEIILNRICTSIYIGDTLRVNGELMTCAGAGNFISMEQWNWNIPAKAWMAISMGIKPVGYDYIFTDKRDGHEYYKKGFGAKEWMLQNLNYKIGTPDSSRCPHFSEAHCLSSGRFYSAITAQTVCPDGWHLPDTTEWKTLFASLSMSYIGGCANETAFNNNTNYCADTSALFLMSKYGWYYRKGKDNSEMSILPTGNYEELLDMWTADVTSNDAAAYFWTSTRAPSETIPGKYDYYYVKFIDTQNSNSRIFRIGKESAEMREYHLSSMNSVRCVKDR, translated from the coding sequence CTGGGTTGCACCAGTTCTAAAGAAGGGAACATTGCGCAAGACTCTGCCGAAAAGAAATGGTACATTTGCAGAGACCGCGCATGGCAAAGCGCCAAGCCCATAGAATACGATACATACGGATGGAAACCAGCAAAAAAGGACGGCGCTGTAAGCCGCGGCACCTACACAGACAGCGTATACGTATTCCACCTGAGTGACAACAAATGGAAGGAAGGCACTGAGCTGGACGCCATCCTTGGCACAGGTTGCACCGAAGGCGAAAAGAGCACGCGAAACGGCATTGTAGTGAAAGATACTGTCATCAGCAGAATTTTCTACACCTGTGAAGACGGAAATTGGCGACCGTCCACCGATTATGAAAAAGACACGCGCGAGTTCATAACTGCCGACAATGACGGAGATGTAGAAGAAGGAGCAGAAACGCACGCCCCGTATGTATACGAGCAAACCACTCAACAATGGCGTGCAGGCAACGCTTACGACACCTTCGGCCAACGTGGCTGTACTATTAAGCGCAATGGTGAAATCGCCGAGCTCTCCGATGGTCTTTGGTACACATGCGACTCGCAGAGTTGGCGTAAATCAATCAACATTGAAGAGGATACCGCTGGTTGGGATGCTCTTGATACAAACTTCGTCGAAGGGGACGTGCGCAACGGCAAAGTAAACTCGAACCTTGTCTATGTTTTTGACGGGAACCACTGGCGGCATGGCACGGCATTGGATTCGATATTCAAGAAACTGGACCCGAAACGCGGCAGGGCTTGCGCCGAAAAACAAAACAACAGCGGGGCAAACATAAGCAAAAGCGGAGATCTAAGCAAGATTCCCTTTAATGATAACTATTACCTTTGTTCAAAGGGCGACGCCGAAAATTCCGACACCACTTATCGCTGGCTTTTAGCTCCAGATTACATCAACCAGACTACCGGGGCAGTCGTCGCGTGTGGTCAACCCGGTTCTGAAAGTTTAATCATATACGGACGAACCAACGGACTGCAATACGTTTGTGATTCTACAGATTCCCGGCATTATCGTCTGTTGACTTCAAGTGAAATCATCCTTAATAGAATTTGTACTTCAATTTACATTGGCGACACGTTAAGGGTTAATGGAGAACTCATGACGTGCGCGGGGGCAGGGAATTTTATATCGATGGAACAATGGAATTGGAACATTCCAGCCAAAGCCTGGATGGCGATTTCGATGGGAATCAAACCTGTTGGTTATGATTATATTTTTACTGATAAACGCGATGGTCACGAATACTACAAGAAGGGATTTGGCGCAAAGGAGTGGATGCTGCAAAACCTCAATTACAAAATCGGGACACCAGATAGCAGCAGATGCCCTCATTTTAGTGAAGCACATTGTTTGTCCAGCGGTCGTTTTTACTCAGCTATCACTGCACAAACTGTTTGTCCAGATGGCTGGCACCTGCCCGATACAACAGAGTGGAAAACGTTGTTTGCTAGTTTAAGTATGTCTTACATTGGAGGATGCGCAAATGAAACGGCATTCAACAACAATACAAACTATTGCGCAGACACGTCAGCGCTATTCTTGATGTCTAAATATGGCTGGTACTATAGAAAAGGCAAAGACAATTCAGAAATGTCCATCCTTCCCACAGGAAATTATGAAGAGCTCCTTGACATGTGGACCGCTGACGTCACATCAAATGACGCAGCAGCTTATTTTTGGACCTCGACGCGAGCACCTTCGGAAACCATACCCGGCAAATACGATTATTATTATGTAAAGTTCATTGATACCCAAAACAGCAATTCTCGTATATTCAGAATTGGTAAAGAATCTGCGGAAATGAGGGAGTATCATCTATCATCTATGAATTCTGTCCGCTGCGTAAAAGACCGATAG